A genomic window from Triticum urartu cultivar G1812 chromosome 7, Tu2.1, whole genome shotgun sequence includes:
- the LOC125518030 gene encoding uncharacterized protein LOC125518030, with protein MVTVHGFANGTNDGTANRKIKRLFNSSERKNPTNFQFERHVARLESRQQQQPRRCIFTTILPIEFFHTSSEPTSPEDSLGPSSSSPSIIFLHFSVADEPLRKYSSNQRLLAERSTSSNSMSNSGFSENTSTKTRVDARHTTRRKSKKKNKKQKKHFRKPADGSEITCAESNGSTPSVDMVDSCEGSTLSPKHVGDILFEETFSPSSSVKEASEKAPDSENDNEYNGCSVASVSSASYSDETELSRPTTSGLELFGQCNSSDCRCLDDTPNCDLMDSSQELHYASRSGSCSDMTKTLFRNDCVHDPCETAEFCSSSDGVDDSWLENSNCSSSFCSENGSRGSDFHLVISRKRARKERKMSMWKSFTGEHASAVTHGPNEKYTGRSSRQMIKELNTKEWSHRPDHVGSIQPQHGVALKRSIKNFIHRRSNEVPLKDFESGASHNHFTSPQENINSKSNGDFDKEQNIDLNKRLPNAVYCSESSSCEMLSNSASEPTTSESAQDNCTSESGESTDHIVGDFPMRKTGLQGSFQANDVTGTGSGPPSPDPKSTQTDLVIGCGVTPFVEGNHRLGKFCSSEMHLIEMIKVVNDAYEVQVAADAYMSAGYPITDLETFIYSATPVIGHVPCVKNRNCSQDQVVRNSAYQQYMSNINLRNIWEWYEEPGCYGLEVRDLNDLSSLTSHHKSSEFCAYFVPYLSAIQLFGWSTKNMDNGFDVQEGHLLGASNTTSVLSSQPVPAKLHKPFEQSNTSFSESSSSAHAHGELIFEYFETEQPSFRPPLFEKIKELSCLNVSGDSEKLQSAKLRDLHPASWYCVAWYPVYRVPHGNFRASFLTYHSLGKLVPQICSPDSSGGQDTRIVCPAVGLQSYNDKGEQWFELRCRDSSKPSGAEVVEERLRTLKRGAFAMARAVIPRGSEESSANHHPDYEFFLSRST; from the exons ATGGTAACTGTACATGGATTTGCCAATGGTACTAATGATGGCACCGCCAACAGGAAGATCAAGCGCCTTTTTAACTCATCAGAGAGGAAGAACCCCACCAATTTCCAATTT GAGCGTCATGTAGCTCGTCTTGAATCTAGACAGCAGCAGCAACCCAG GCGGTGTATCTTCACGACGATCTTACCAATTGAGTTCTTCCACACCTCATCTGAACCTACATCTCCAGAAGATAGCCTTGGCCCGTCATCCTCCTCGCCATCaattattttcttgcattttagTGTGGCAGATGAACCTCTCAGAAAATATTCATCTAATCAAAGGCTGCTGGCAGAGCGATCCACATCATCCAATAGTATGTCCAATTCAGGTTTCTCAGAAAATACCTCTACCAAGACAAGGGTGGATGCAAGGCATACTACAAGAAGGAAGAGCAAAAAGAAAAACAAGAAGCAGAAGAAACACTTCAGAAAGCCAGCTGATGGATCTGAAATTACATGCGCAGAGAGCAACGGCTCTACCCCTTCAGTCGATATGGTTGATTCTTGTGAAGGTTCGACACTTTCACCTAAGCATGTTGGTGATATACTGTTTGAGGAAACCTTTTCTCCTAGTTCTTCGGTGAAAGAAGCCTCTGAAAAGGCTCCTGACAGTGAAAATGATAATGAGTACAATGGCTGTTCAGTTGCTTCTGTTTCAAGCGCGTCTTACTCTGATGAGACAGAACTGTCTAGACCAACTACATCAGGCCTGGAATTGTTTGGACAATGTAACAGCAGTGACTGCAGGTGCTTGGATGATACTCCAAATTGTGACCTGATGGATTCATCTCAAGAGCTTCATTATGCCAGCAGGAGTGGGAGCTGTAGTGATATGACCAAGACACTGTTCAGAAATGATTGTGTACATGATCCATGTGAAACAGCAGAATTTTGCAGCTCTAGTGATGGAGTTGATGATAGTTGGCTAGagaattccaactgcagtagtaGCTTTTGTTCTGAAAATGGTAGCAGAGGCAGTGATTTTCATCTAGTAATTTCGAGAAAGAGAGCTAGAAAAGAGAGGAAAATGTCAATGTGGAAGAGCTTTACTGGGGAGCATGCATCTGCTGTTACGCATGGTCCAAATGAAAAATATACTGGCCGCTCTTCTAGGCAGATGATTAAGGAACTCAACACTAAGGAGTGGTCACATAGACCAGATCATGTTGGTAGCATACAGCCTCAGCATGGGGTTGCGTTGAAACGCTCCATCAAGAATTTCATCCATAGGAGGAGTAACGAAGTTCCACTGAAGGACTTTGAATCAGGAGCAAGTCACAATCATTTTACAAGTCCACAAGAAAACATCAATAGCAAATCAAATGGTGATTTTGACAAAGAGCAGAACATTGATTTAAACAAAAGGCTACCCAATGCTGTGTACTGCAGTGAGTCAAGTTCTTGTGAGATGTTATCAAATTCAGCTTCTGAACCTACAACTTCCGAGTCTGCGCAGGACAACTGTACTTCAGAATCTGGTGAATCAACAGATCATATTGTAGGAGATTTTCCCATGCGGAAAACAGGATTACAAGGTTCATTCCAAGCCAATGATGTTACCGGGACAGGTTCTGGACCACCATCACCTG ATCCGAAGTCCACTCAGACTGACTTAGTGATTGGATGTGGTGTAACTCCTTTTGTTGAAGGGAATCACAGATTAGGAAAGTTTTGCAGTTCTGAAATGCATCTAATTGAGATGATCAAGGTTGTTAATGATGCCTATGAGGTGCAAGTTGCTGCAGATGCCTACATGTCTGCTGGTTATCCGATTACTGATCTCGAGACATTTATATACTCTGCAACTCCAGTCATTGGTCATGTTCCTTGtgtgaaaaacagaaactgttCACAGGATCAAGTTGTCAGGAACTCAGCTTATCAGCAGTACATGTCTAATATTAACCTAAGGAATATATGGGAATGGTATGAAGAGCCAGGGTGCTATGGGTTGGAAGTAAGAGATCTCAATGATCTCAGTTCCTTGACATCACACCACAAGAGTTCAGAGTTCTGTGCATATTTTGTACCTTACCTGTCTGCTATTCAGTTGTTTGGGTGGTCTACGAAGAATATGGATAATGGTTTTGATGTACAAGAGGGACATTTGTTGGGGGCATCGAATACCACAAGCGTTTTGAGTTCTCAACCCGTGCCTGCGAAACTGCATAAACCATTTGAGCAAAGTAACACATCCTTTTCAGAATCATCTTCCTCTGCGCATGCTCATGGAGAACTCATTTTTGAATACTTCGAAACAGAGCAGCCTTCTTTTCGACCTCCGTTGTTTGAAAA AATCAAGGAGCTTAGCTGCCTAAATGTATCTGGTGACTCTGAAAAGCTACAAAGTGCGAAATTGCGTGATCTGCATCCGGCTTCTTG GTACTGTGTTGCTTGGTATCCTGTTTATCGCGTACCTCATGGGAACTTCCGTGCATCATTCTTGACATACCATTCACTGGGTAAACTGGTTCCACAAATATGCTCCCCAGATTCTAGTGGTGGTCAGGACACCCGAATTGTTTGCCCGGCTGTTGGTCTGCAGAGTTACAATGACAAG GGTGAGCAATGGTTTGAGCTGAGATGTCGAGATTCCTCGAAGCCCAGTGGCGCTGAAGTTGTGGAGGAGAGGCTGAGGACACTGAAGCGAGGTGCATTCGCGATGGCAAGGGCTGTCATTCCTAGGGGATCCGAGGAGTCGTCTGCGAACCACCATCCAGATTATGAGTTTTTCCTGTCCCGGTCTACCTAG